A window from Drosophila yakuba strain Tai18E2 chromosome 3L, Prin_Dyak_Tai18E2_2.1, whole genome shotgun sequence encodes these proteins:
- the LOC6535028 gene encoding cell cycle checkpoint control protein RAD9A, which translates to MKYTLEGSNARVIAKAVQSLSKVGKEMFIEIDQQSLQMRAINATQSAVGSISFKRSMFEVYDMPPHSDFYCKISMKGCLAVFRNMNEVEYCELNLLDNQTNLQVNLRCKLETTKEATISIIDDQNINTNINTDQMPNIIRGDHKLLTDISNNFNSSEEELTLEANLGSVVAKNYIEGARVNDKFMRTQLKLKPSEFEQYQVTKETVITFCIKEFRAFLLFAECLNASLILEFDEAGMPFLLKIKKHGEIECLLIMSTLSPDDISFSEEYCQKDLTVQDEDVRAAASKRKSSAPGPNVTNKRKGSSSEPSAVQPKRRVEETQLESSLDNPLFLFRDSEAPSVQQPRILAEVDTVVLIEDEAEQEALMLAAADAALEASIAHSSGPPNSTEVCFINTDDSQQPKPPESSSDEDETIPQSPERPNKVRTIFSRCFQSTYVPREPSPNTQCYAPNSDTED; encoded by the exons ATGAAATATACTTTAGAGGGCAGCAATGCGAGGG TCATCGCCAAAGCCGTACAATCTCTGTCCAAGGTGGGCAAGGAAATGTTCATCGAGATAGACCAGCAATCCTTGCAAATGCGGGCCATAAATGCGACCCAATCCGCAGTGGGCAGCATATCTTTTAAAAGATCCATGTTCGAAGTGTATGACATGCCGCCGCACTCAGATTTCTACTGCAAGATCTCTATGAAGGGATGTTTGGCCGTGTTCCGCAACATGAATGAG GTGGAGTACTGCGAACTTAACTTGCTGGACAACCAGACTAACCTGCAGGTTAATCTCCGCTGTAAGCTGGAGACCACGAAGGAGGCCACCATTTCCATTATAGACGACCAGAACATTAACACAAACATAAACACCGATCAGATGCCGAATAT AATCCGCGGCGATCACAAGCTGTTGACAGATATCTCGAACAACTTTAACTCCTCGGAGGAGGAACTAACTTTGGAAGCAAATTTGGGCAGTGTGGTAGCCAAAAACTACATAGAAGGCGCCCGAGTGAATGATAAGTTCATGCGCACGCAACTGAAACTTAAGCCCAGTGAATTTGAGCAGTACCAGGTAACGAAGGAAACGGTCATTACATTCTGCATTAAGGAATTCCGAGCATTTCTTCTCTTCGCCGAGTGCTTAAATGCTTCGCTGATACTGGAGTTCGACGAAGCAGGCATGCCTTTTCTGCTCAAAATTAAGAAGCACGGCGAGATCGAATGCTTGCTGATAATGTCCACGCTATCCCCCGATGATATAAGCTTCTCGGAAGAGTATTGTCAAAAGGATCTGACAGTGCAGGATGAGGACGTACGAGCGGCAGCTTCGAAGAGGAAGAGCAGCGCTCCGGGCCCGAATGTAACCAACAAACGCAAAGGCAGCTCTTCAGAACCGTCTGCAGTGCAGCCGAAACGTCGAGTGGAGGAGACCCAATTAGAATCAAGCCTAGATAATCCCCTGTTCCTATTCCGGGACTCGGAGGCGCCATCTGTCCAGCAGCCTCGTATCCTTGCCGAGGTAGACACCGTTGTTTTAATTGAAGACGAGGCGGAACAAGAGGCTCTTATGTTAGCAGCCGCGGATGCTGCGTTGGAGGCCAGCATAGCACACTCTTCAGGACCACCAAACAGCACAGAGGTTTGCTTTATCAACACAGACGACTCTCAGCAACCTAAACCGCCAGAAAGCTCCTCCGATGAGGATGAAACAATACCGCAGTCACCTGAGCGCCCTAACAAGGTGCGAACTATCTTCTCACGGTGCTTTCAGAGCACCTACGTTCCGCGGGAGCCATCACCCAACACTCAGTGCTATGCGCCTAATTCCGATACAGAGGATTAG
- the LOC6535027 gene encoding UDP-glucose:glycoprotein glucosyltransferase, giving the protein MLRTVALCVSVVLIALYTPTSGESSQSYPITTLINAKWTQTPLYLEIAEYLADEQAGLFWDYVSGVTKLDTVLNEYDTESQQYNAALELVKSHVSSPQLPLIKLVVSMHSLTPRIQTHFQLAEELRSSGSCQSYTFAQVGSELACSSNELQKKLELPRAKESLDAPVVTYSFDHIFPGSENNTRTVVLYGDLGSSQFRIYHKLLEKEANAGRIRYILRHQLAKTDRRPVRLSGYGVELHLKSTEYKSQDDAPKPEAGSTSDEDLANESDVQGFDFKVLKQKHPTLKRALDQLRQRLLQGNDEIAQLKAWEFQDLGLQAAAAIAEIQGDETLQILQYTAHNFPMLARTLLAHKVTDGLRAEVKHNTEAFGRSLNVAPPDGALFINGLFFDADTMDLYSLIETLRSEMRVLESLHSNNVRGSLASSLLALDLTASSKKEFAIDIRDTAVQWVNDIENDAQYRRWPSSVMDLLRPTFPGMLRNIRKNVFNLVLVVDALQPTARSVIKLSESFVIHQAPIRLGLVFDARDANEDNLADYVAITCAYNYVSQKKDARAALSFLTDIYAAVGETKVVSKKDIVKQLTKEFTTLSFAKAEDFLEEDSTYDYGRELATEFIQRLGFGDKGQPQALLNGVPMSSNVVTADSDFEEAIFTEIMTQTSNLQKAVYKGEMTDSDVAIDYLMNQPHVMPRLNQRILSQEDVKYLDINGVAYKNLGNVGVLNRLSNRDMTATLMDNLKYFGGKKSTELIGRSSLQFLTIWVFADLETDQGRELLTHALEYVQSGESVRVAFIPNTESSSASSQKNLNRLVWAAMQSLPPTQATEQVLKWLKKPKEKIEIPSQLEDILGSTELHLKMLRVYSQRVLGLNKSQRLVIGNGRLYGPLFSDESFDSADFALLARFSSLQYGDKVRQVLKESAQDVSEEFTSDTLLKLYASLLPRQTKTRFKLPTDLKTDHSVVKLPPKQEKLPHFDVAAVLDPASRAAQKLTPILILLRQVLNCQLNLYLIPVPQHSDMPVKNFYRYVVEPEVQFEVNGGRSDGPLAKFSGLPANPLLTQQLQVPENWLIEAVRAVYDLDNIKLTDIGGPVHSEFDLEYLLLEGHCFDAASGAPPRGLQLVLGTQSQPALVDTIVMANLGYFQLKANPGAWSLRLREGKSADIYAISHIEGTNTHHSTGASEVQVLITSLRSHVVKLRVSKKPGMQQAELLSDDNEQAAQSGIWNSIASSFGGSNANQPAPDEDAETINIFSVASGHLYERLLRIMMVSLLKHTKSPVKFWFLKNYLSPQFTDFLPHMASEYNFQYELVQYKWPRWLHQQTEKQRTIWGYKILFLDVLFPLNVRKIIFVDADAIVRTDIKELYDMDLGGAPYAYTPFCDSRKEMEGFRFWKQGYWRSHLMGRRYHISALYVVDLKRFRKIAAGDRLRGQYQALSQDPNSLSNLDQDLPNNMIHQVAIKSLPDDWLWCQTWCSDSNFKSAKVIDLCNNPQTKEAKLTAAQRIVPEWKDYDAELKTLMSRIEDHENSHSRDSAVDDSADDSVEATTVTPSHEPKHGEL; this is encoded by the exons ATGTTACGTACCGTggctttgtgtgtgtctgtggtGCTCATAGCACTATATACGCCGACTTCTGGGGAATCCAGTCAGAGTTATCCCATCACCACGCTGATCAACGCGAAATGGACGCAGACGCCCCTGTATCTGGAAATTGCCGAGTATCTGGCCGATGAGCAGGCGGGTCTTTTCTGGGATTACGTTTCGGGGGTGACCAAGTTGGACACGGTTCTTAATGAATACG aTACCGAGTCGCAGCAGTACAATGCCGCCTTGGAGCTGGTCAAGAGCCATGTGAGCTCTCCTCAATTGCCCCTGATCAAGCTGGTGGTGTCCATGCACAGCTTGACGCCTCGGATCCAGACCCACTTCCAGTTGGCCGAGGAACTGAGGAGCAGTGGCTCTTGCCAGAGCTACACTTTTGCCCAAGTGGGTTCCGAACTGGCCTGCAGCTCCAACGAACTGCAGAAGAAGCTGGAACTGCCGCGCGCCAAGGAAAGCTTGGATGCTCCTGTTGTCACCTATAGCTTTGATCACATTTTTCCTGGCAGTGAGAACAATACCCGCACTGTGGTACTGTACGGCGATTTGGGAAGCTCTCAATTCCGCATCTATCACAAATTATTGGAAAAGGAAGCCAATGCTGGCCGGATTCGTTACATCCTGCGTCATCAATTGGCCAAGACGGACAGACGACCGGTACGACTTTCGGGCTACGGTGTGGAACTGCATTTGAAGTCCACGGAATACAAGAGCCAGGATGATGCCCCCAAGCCCGAAGCGGGTTCTACTTCTGACGAGGATCTGGCTAATGAATCGGATGTCCAGGGCTTTGATTTCAAGGTGCTAAAGCAGAAGCATCCTACACTTAAGAGAGCGCTTGATCAACTGCGTCAGAGGCTTCTCCAGGGGAATGATGAGATCGCCCAATTGAAAGCCTGGGAGTTCCAGGACTTGGGTCTTCAGGCGGCAGCTGCCATTGCAGAAATACAGGGAGATGAAACTCTGCAAATTCTTCAATACACTGCGCATAATTTCCCCATGCTGGCCAGAACCCTGCTGGCCCACAAGGTTACGGATGGCTTAAGGGCGGAGGTAAAGCACAATACGGAGGCATTTGGTAGAAGCTTGAATGTAGCGCCTCCTGATGGTGCCCTTTTCATCAACGGACTGTTCTTCGATGCGGACACCATGGATCTGTATTCCCTGATTGAGACGTTGCGCTCGGAGATGCGTGTTCTTGAGAGCCTGCACAGTAATAATGTTAGGGGTAGCCTTGCCAGCTCCTTGCTCGCCTTAGATCTAACGGCCTCCAGCAAAAAAGAATTCGCTATCGATATCCGTGATACTGCAGTGCAATGGGTCAACGATATTGAGAACGATGCGCAATATCGAAGGTGGCCCTCATCGGTGATGGATCTCTTGCGTCCAACGTTTCCTGGCATGTTGAGGAATATCCGAAAGAATGTATTCAACTTGGTTCTGGTGGTAGATGCACTGCAGCCCACAGCCAGAAGTGTAATTAAGCTCTCAGAGTCGTTTGTCATTCATCAAGCTCCCATTCGCTTGGGTCTGGTCTTTGATGCGAGGGACGCCAATGAGGACAATCTTGCAGATTACGTAGCTATCACGTGTGCCTATAACTATGTGAGCCAGAAAAAGGATGCCCGAGCTGCTTTGAGTTTCCTTACGGACATCTACGCAGCAGTTGGTGAGACCAAAGTTGTCTCGAAAAAGGACATAGTAAAGCAACTGACAAAGGAATTCACAACCTTAAGCTTTGCCAAGGCTGAGGATTTTCTCGAGGAAGATTCCACGTACGATTATGGAAGGGAGCTCGCAACGGAGTTCATCCAGCGGCTGGGATTCGGAGACAAGGGACAACCTCAGGCCCTGTTGAATGGTGTTCCAATGTCCAGCAACGTTGTGACCGCTGATAGCGACTTCGAGGAGGCTATTTTTACCGAAATAATGACCCAAACCAGCAATCTCCAAAAGGCTGTGTACAAAGGTGAAATGACAGACAGCGATGTAGCCATTGATTATCTGATGAATCAACCCCACGTGATGCCCAGATTAAATCAGAGAATTCTTAGTCAGGAGGATGTAAAATATCTTGATATTAACGGCGTGGCCTACAAAAATTTAGGAAATGTGGGAGTTTTAAATCGTCTGTCTAACCGGGATATGACCGCTACGTTAATGGATAATCTTAAAtactttggtggcaagaagTCTACGGAGCTAATTGGCCGATCATCTCTGCAGTTCCTTACGATTTGGGTGTTTGCAGATTTGGAAACTGACCAGGGTCGAGAACTGCTCACCCACGCTCTCGAATATGTTCAAAGTGGAGAGAGTGTGCGTGTCGCTTTTATTCCTAACACTGAAAGTTCTTCCGCTTCAAGCCAGAAGAATCTCAATCGTCTGGTCTGGGCTGCCATGCAGAGTCTTCCACCAACACAAGCCACGGAGCAGGTTCTCAAGTGGCTAAAGAAACCAAaggaaaaaattgaaataccATCTCAGCTCGAGGATATCCTGGGTTCAACAGAGCTGCACCTGAAGATGTTGAGAGTTTATTCCCAGCGAGTGTTGGGTCTAAATAAATCCCAACGCTTGGTAATCGGTAATGGACGGCTTTATGGCCCTCTTTTCTCGGATGAAAGCTTTGATAGCGCCGATTTCGCCTTGCTGGCCAGGTTCAGTTCTCTACAGTATGGCGACAAAGTGCGTCAGGTCCTCAAGGAATCTGCTCAAGATGTCAGCGAGGAGTTCACAAGCGATACTTTGCTCAAGTTGTATGCCAGTTTGCTTCCCAGGCAAACCAAAACTCGCTTTAAGCTTCCAACGGACTTGAAAACCGATCACTCGGTTGTAAAACTACCGCCCAAACAGGAGAAACTTCCTCATTTTGATGTTGCCGCTGTTTTAGATCCCGCCTCCCGAGCAGCTCAAAAACTAACGCCGATACTTATTTTGCTACGTCAAGTGCTGAACTGCCAATTAAACTTATACTTGATTCCCGTCCCCCAGCACAGCGATATGCCCGTGAAGAACTTCTACAGATATGTTGTGGAGCCGGAGGTGCAATTCGAAGTGAATGGAGGTCGATCCGATGGTCCCTTGGCAAAATTCAGCGGACTGCCGGCCAATCCTTTGCTGACCCAGCAGCTGCAGGTACCAGAGAACTGGCTGATCGAAGCTGTAAGAGCAGTTTACGATTTGGACAACATTAAGTTGACCGATATTGGTGGACCCGTGCACAGCGAGTTTGATTTGGAGTATCTGCTGTTGGAGGGTCACTGCTTTGATGCTGCTAGCGGAGCTCCGCCCAGAGGACTGCAGTTGGTGCTGGGTACCCAGAGTCAACCTGCCTTGGTAGATACAATTGTGATGGCGAACTTGGGTTATTTCCAACTTAAGGCCAATCCAGGTGCATGGTCCCTACGCTTACGTGAAGGCAAATCGGCGGATATTTATGCCATCAGCCACATTGAAGGAACAAATACTCATCATTCCACTGGAGCTTCTGAAGTTCAAGTTCTTATAACGTCCTTGCGATCTCATGTTGTCAAATTAAGGGTGTCTAAGAAGCCAGGCATGCAGCAGGCGGAACTTCTGTCAGATGACAACGAACAGGCAGCGCAATCGGGCATTTGGAACAGCATTGCCAGCAGTTTTGGTGGCAGTAATGCTAACCAGCCAGCCCCTGATGAGGATGCGGAAACCATCAACATTTTTTCTGTGGCATCAGGACATCTCTACGAACGTCTTCTAAGGATCATGATGGTTTCACTGCTAAAGCACACAAAATCGCCTGTGAAGTTCTGGTTTTTGAAGAACTACCTCTCCCCGCAATTTACGGATTTCCTTCCTCACATGGCCAGTGAGTACAACTTCCAATACGAGTTGGTCCAGTACAAATGGCCCCGTTGGCTGCATCAGCAAACGGAAAAACAGAGGACCATTTGGGGCTACAAGATCCTTTTCCTCGATGTGCTGTTCCCACTGAATGtgagaaaaattatttttgtggATGCCGATGCCATCGTAAGAACAGATATAAAGGAGTTGTATGATATGGACCTCGGAGGGGCGCCCTATGCCTACACGCCATTCTGCGATTCCCGCAAAGAGATGGAGGGCTTCCGATTCTGGAAACAGGGATACTGGCGAAGCCATCTAATGGGCAGGCGTTACCACATTTCCGCTTTGTACGTGGTGGACTTGAAGAGATTTCGCAAGATTGCGGCAGGAGACAGACTAAGAGGCCAGTACCAGGCACTTAGCCAGGATCCAAACAGTTTATCCAATTTGGATCAGGACTTGCCCAACAACATGATCCACCAGGTCGCCATCAAATCCCTGCCCGACGACTGGCTTTGGTGCCAAACGTGGTGCAGCGACAGCAACTTTAAAAGTGCTAAAGTGATTGATTTGTGCAACAACCCACAGACCAAGGAGGCCAAGCTCACGGCCGCACAGAGGATTGTGCCCGAGTGGAAGGACTACGATGCTGAGCTGAAGACCCTGATGTCTCGCATCGAGGATCATGAGAATTCGCATAGCAGGGACTCGGCAGTCGATGATTCGGCTGACGATTCGGTGGAGGCCACCACTGTGACACCTTCTCATGAGCCCAAGCATGGCGAGCTGTGA
- the LOC6535030 gene encoding glutaredoxin-C3, whose amino-acid sequence MFMITRCLHLSQLLLLPALPPKFPYPFLDFELMGAVGSALRSPIVDMSTKQAKFVENTIASNKVVIFSKTYCPYCTMAKEPFKKLNVDATIIELDGNPDGNEIQAVLGEITGARTVPRVFIDGKFIGGGTDIKRMFETGALQKYFQ is encoded by the exons ATGTTTATGATTACGAGATG CTTACACCTGTCGCAGCTTTTATTGCTCCCCGCATTGCCCCCCAAGTTTCCGTACCCATTCCTGGATTTCGAGCTTATGGGCGCAGTTGGATCCGCTTTGAGATCCCCAATAGTCGATATGTCTACCAAGCAGGCAAAGTTCGTTGAAAACACCATTGCCAGCAATAAAGTTGTAATATTCAGCAAGACCTACTGTCCCTACTGCACGATGGCCAAAGAA CCCTTCAAAAAGCTCAATGTGGACGCCACCATAATAGAACTCGATGGAAATCCCGATGGCAACGAAATTCAGGCAGTTCTGGGCGAGATTACTGGTGCCAGAACG GTTCCCCGCGTCTTTATCGATGGCAAATTCATTGGCGGTGGTACCGACATAAAAAGGATGTTTGAAACGGGAGCTCTGCAGAAATATTTCCAGTAA
- the LOC6539464 gene encoding biogenesis of lysosome-related organelles complex 1 subunit 3, translated as MMADLVSGEASESDEELQDKNKIFAAEVSGEASEEEDDEDIYEQRRSSNQVNSTASIYRNNLLQRKLIENNIAIWRSLTAFTRSFVLNASKQLVTTDQMLIKSQLSLQSAHTSLQQAQKNAQDLQTRVAAVITSNFLPHINIHKAT; from the exons ATGATGGCTGATTTGGTGAGCGGTGAAGCCTCTGAATCTGATGAGGAACTGCAGGACAAGAATAAG ATTTTTGCTGCAGAAGTTTCGGGCGAAGCATCCGAAGAAGAGGATGATGAAGACATTTACGAGCAACGTCGAAGCAGCAACCAGGTCAACAGCACGGCCTCCATTTACCGGAATAATCTGCTCCAGCGGAAGCTAA TTGAAAACAACATTGCCATTTGGAGATCTCTTACCGCTTTCACACGCAGCTTTGTGTTGAATGCCTCAAAGCAGCTCGTAACCACTGATCAAATGCTTATCAAGTCCCAGCTTAGTCTTCAGTCGGCCCACACATCTCTCCAGCAGGCCCAGAAGAACGCGCAGGACCTGCAAACCAGGGTGGCTGCCGTGATTACCAGCAACTTCCTCCCGCACATAAACATTCATAAGGCAACCTGA